One segment of Oscillospiraceae bacterium MB08-C2-2 DNA contains the following:
- the guaA gene encoding glutamine-hydrolyzing GMP synthase gives MANQMILILDFGGQYNQLIARRVRECNVYCEVHPYKLSLQEIKAKNPIGIIFTGGPNSVYAEGAPSVDAEIFRLGVPVLGLCYGAQLMAHKLGGHVTSPDNREYGKTDTFFKQDSLLFKGLPEKAVTWMSHTDYIDQLPEGFCTTAHTNATPAAALEDTSRQLYGMQFHPEVVHTQNGIVMLKNFLFNVCGAAGDWTMEDYAKTAVETIRKQVGDGKVLLALSGGVDSSVVAALLSEAVGSQLTCIFVDHGLMRKNEGDEVEAVFGNKDINFIRVNAGERFLGRLAGVTEPEAKRKIIGEEFIRVFEQEGKKIGKVDFLAQGTIYPDVIESGTGDAAVIKSHHNVGGLPDFVDFKEIVEPLRLLFKDEVRRLGTALGLPDTLVWRQPFPGPGLAIRVIGEVSEPKLAILREADFIFRDEVVKAGLDRDIHQYFAVLTDMRSVGVMGDERTYDYTLALRGVTTSDFMTADWARIPYELLERISGRIINEVRHINRIVYDITSKPPATIEWE, from the coding sequence ATGGCCAATCAAATGATTCTGATACTGGATTTTGGCGGTCAGTATAATCAGCTTATCGCCCGCCGTGTCCGGGAATGCAATGTATATTGTGAAGTTCATCCCTATAAGCTTTCTTTGCAGGAAATTAAAGCAAAGAACCCCATCGGGATCATCTTCACCGGAGGGCCCAACAGCGTTTACGCAGAGGGTGCGCCCTCGGTGGATGCGGAGATTTTCCGTTTGGGTGTTCCGGTTTTGGGGCTTTGCTATGGCGCTCAGCTCATGGCCCATAAATTGGGCGGGCATGTAACCTCTCCCGATAACCGGGAATACGGCAAAACCGATACCTTCTTTAAGCAGGACAGCCTTTTGTTTAAGGGCCTGCCCGAAAAGGCTGTTACTTGGATGAGCCATACCGATTATATCGATCAGCTCCCTGAGGGTTTTTGCACCACGGCCCACACCAATGCCACTCCTGCTGCCGCTTTGGAGGATACCTCCCGCCAGCTGTATGGCATGCAGTTCCATCCCGAGGTGGTGCATACCCAGAATGGCATTGTTATGCTGAAAAACTTCCTTTTCAACGTTTGCGGTGCAGCCGGCGACTGGACCATGGAGGACTATGCCAAAACGGCTGTGGAAACCATTCGCAAGCAGGTTGGCGACGGCAAGGTGCTGCTGGCTCTTTCCGGCGGTGTGGATAGCTCTGTGGTAGCGGCGCTGCTCAGCGAAGCGGTTGGAAGCCAGCTGACCTGTATTTTTGTGGATCACGGACTGATGCGCAAAAACGAAGGGGATGAGGTTGAGGCTGTTTTCGGCAATAAGGATATCAATTTTATCCGGGTCAATGCGGGAGAGCGTTTTCTTGGCAGGTTGGCCGGGGTTACTGAGCCGGAAGCCAAGCGCAAGATTATCGGTGAGGAGTTTATCCGGGTCTTTGAGCAGGAAGGCAAAAAGATCGGCAAGGTGGATTTTCTGGCTCAGGGTACCATCTATCCTGATGTCATTGAATCCGGTACCGGCGATGCCGCTGTGATCAAGAGCCACCACAATGTGGGCGGGCTCCCGGATTTTGTGGATTTCAAAGAAATTGTGGAGCCTCTGCGCCTGCTTTTTAAGGATGAGGTTCGCCGTTTGGGTACTGCGCTGGGCCTGCCGGATACCCTTGTATGGCGCCAGCCTTTCCCGGGTCCCGGCCTTGCCATTCGGGTAATCGGAGAGGTTAGCGAACCCAAGCTGGCTATTTTGCGTGAAGCAGACTTTATTTTCCGTGACGAGGTGGTAAAAGCTGGCCTTGACCGGGATATTCACCAGTATTTTGCGGTGCTCACCGATATGCGTTCGGTTGGCGTTATGGGCGATGAGCGCACCTATGACTATACCTTGGCCCTCCGTGGCGTGACTACCTCCGACTTTATGACAGCCGATTGGGCACGCATTCCTTATGAGCTGCTTGAGCGGATTTCCGGGCGTATTATCAACGAGGTGCGGCATATTAACCGTATTGTATATGACATTACCAGCAAGCCCCCTGCAACCATTGAGTGGGAATAA
- a CDS encoding Ig-like domain-containing protein: MKRLKIALLCVLSAYSMSVGVLALSPFSMRTALSSPRLVNGVISVTQGEVLSFSARDLELRTSLQPGELEGLTITSLPDPRQGRLMLGETPVLQYQRLTRSEIQRLTFEPEKQLVNSSFSFIPQGGEAVTASLSIKGLASGNLPPVVEGMSISTVENIAVQSYLNVYDSEGDAVSIQVTQRPTRGEVTFDGKAFRYRPYQNMIGPDSFTVCAVDSAYNFSKEATINVEIEKSPLGFVFTDMKNSPSAYAAIKLHQSGVATGQRVGNQWFFYPEHQMTKGEFLVMLLAAIGQDKSLPPTVNTGLPSDSIIPSWLKPYVKQGLALGILAKNEDFLPDQIPTRAEAVILTDRAAGITDVKQYNLQISDLSDIPSWAMQSYMDLAAYKMLDLYDGSAHPSQPLTNSYCADLIWQLYKHSHRSA, from the coding sequence GTGAAACGTCTTAAAATAGCTTTACTATGCGTTTTATCTGCTTATTCCATGAGCGTGGGTGTGCTGGCACTCAGCCCCTTTTCTATGCGAACCGCCCTGAGCTCACCCCGGCTGGTAAATGGTGTTATTTCGGTCACCCAAGGCGAAGTTCTCTCCTTTTCGGCGCGGGATTTAGAGCTTCGAACCTCTTTGCAGCCCGGCGAGCTGGAAGGACTTACCATCACCTCTCTTCCCGATCCCCGGCAAGGCCGCCTGATGCTGGGAGAAACACCAGTGCTCCAATACCAGCGGCTGACCCGCAGCGAAATTCAGAGGCTGACGTTTGAGCCAGAAAAACAGCTTGTGAACAGCAGCTTTTCTTTTATCCCCCAAGGGGGTGAAGCGGTCACGGCGAGCCTTTCCATTAAGGGGCTGGCCAGTGGTAATCTGCCCCCCGTTGTGGAGGGCATGAGTATTTCCACCGTGGAAAACATTGCTGTGCAGAGTTACCTGAATGTTTACGATTCCGAAGGCGATGCCGTGAGCATTCAAGTCACACAGCGCCCCACCCGGGGTGAGGTAACCTTTGACGGAAAAGCCTTTCGCTATCGTCCATACCAGAACATGATCGGCCCGGACAGCTTCACTGTGTGTGCCGTGGACAGCGCCTACAATTTTTCAAAAGAAGCAACGATCAACGTTGAAATCGAAAAGAGCCCTCTCGGATTTGTTTTTACTGATATGAAAAATAGCCCTTCTGCTTATGCCGCAATAAAGCTGCACCAAAGTGGTGTGGCCACCGGCCAGCGGGTGGGCAACCAGTGGTTCTTCTATCCCGAACACCAAATGACAAAAGGCGAATTTCTGGTTATGCTGCTGGCGGCTATCGGGCAGGATAAGAGCCTCCCCCCCACAGTCAACACCGGCCTGCCCAGCGACAGTATCATCCCAAGCTGGCTCAAGCCTTATGTGAAGCAAGGCCTTGCACTGGGTATCCTTGCAAAAAATGAGGATTTTCTTCCCGACCAGATCCCGACCCGGGCAGAGGCCGTGATTCTTACTGATCGTGCGGCGGGTATCACCGATGTGAAGCAATACAACCTGCAAATAAGCGATCTATCGGATATTCCAAGCTGGGCCATGCAGTCCTATATGGATTTGGCCGCCTATAAAATGCTGGATCTTTACGACGGTTCCGCCCACCCTTCCCAGCCTTTAACCAACAGCTACTGTGCTGATCTGATTTGGCAGCTGTATAAGCATTCCCATCGCTCTGCTTGA